From a region of the Mytilus galloprovincialis chromosome 3, xbMytGall1.hap1.1, whole genome shotgun sequence genome:
- the LOC143068243 gene encoding pyruvate carboxylase, mitochondrial-like isoform X2 codes for MFRLQSRVSSLCTTARCHLAESIPTKQRHGYKLPVGLVRQYASEHPVTRQKIKKLMVANRGEIAIRVFRACTEMDIRTVAIYSEQDRMHMHRQKADEGYLIGKGLPPVAAYLNIPEIIQIAQENEVDAIHPGYGFLSERSDFADACVDAGIQLIGPSPEVIRKMGDKVEARQAAIDAGVQVVPGTPGPVENAEEAYLFCEQYGLPVIFKAAFGGGGRGMRVVRKLEEVEENFHRAYSEAESAFGNGALFLEKFIERPRHIEVQIIGDSHGNIVHLYERDCSVQRRHQKVVEIAPAPQLPREIRDSMTADAVKLAQFVGYENAGTVEFLLDTNGQYFFIEVNARLQVEHTVTEEVTGVDLVQSQIKVAEGRSLKEIGLEQDKITLHGCAIQCRMTTEDPARQFQPDTGRIEVFRSGEGMGIRLDSALGFAGAIISPYYDSLLVKVIAHAWDHPSACAKMLRTLKEFRIRGVKTNIPFLLNVLEHKQFLSGVVDTYFIDENPQLFHLNPSQNRAQKLLNYLGQCMVNGPMTPFATDIPPSEIQPTVPELPIAKAPPPGWRDILKQDGPTAFAKKVREHNGLLLMDTTFRDAHQSLLATRVRTYDLKKIAPYASHKFHNLYSMENWGGATYDVAMRFLHECPWERLQELRKRVPNVPFQMLLRGANAVGYTNYPDNVVYKFCDLAVKNGMDIFRVFDSLNYLPNIIVGMEAVGKAGGVIEAAISYTGDVSNPSLEKYNLKYYTDLADELVKAGTHVLCIKDMAGVLKPRAAKLLITALRDRHPDIPIHVHTHDTAGAGVASMLACAEAGADIVDVAVDSMSGLTSQPSMGAVVSSVANTELDTGIDLHDVTEYSSYWEQTRNLYGPFECCKTLKSGNSDVYDNQIPGGQYTNLQFQAFSLGLAEQFEEVKKRYCEANLLLGDIPKVTPSSKVVGDMAQFMVQNKLNTAQVEDRAEDLSLPVSVIEYFQGFLGEPPGGYPEPLRSKILGDKPRVNGRPGASLQPVDFDKIKEELIEKHGKRIRDVDVLSSALYPSVTDDFLQFRETYGPVDTLDTTLFLAGPKMAQEVQVDIEKGKTLSIKVLAVGDLNKNGQREVFFELNGQLRSVMIKDEVASKELHFHPKALKGVKGSVGSPMPGTVIDIKVKDGEKVEKGAPLLVISAMKMEMVVNAPCSGIVQKVSVEKNMKIEGEDLLLDIEALPE; via the exons ATGTTTAGACTGCAGTCAAGGGTGTCCAGTTTGTGTACAACAGCAAGATGTCACTTGGCCGAGTCTATACCAACCAAACAGAGACATGGCTATAAGCTTCCAGTTGGACTTGTCCGACAGTATGCCTCTGAACATCCAGTCACtagacaaaaaattaaaaagttaatgGTGGCCAATAGAG GTGAAATAGCCATTAGGGTGTTCAGAGCATGTACTGAAATGGATATTAGGACAGTGGCTATATACTCAGAACAGGATAGAATGCACATGCATAGACAGAAGGCTGATGAAGGTTATTTAATAGGCAAAGGTCTACCACCTGTAGCTGCCTACCTTAATATACCTGAGATCATCCAAATAGCACAG GAAAATGAAGTAGATGCTATTCATCCAGGATATGGATTTTTATCAGAGCGATCAGATTTTGCAGATGCTTGTGTAGACGCTGGTATACAGTTGATTGGTCCATCACCTGAGGTCATCAGAAAAATGGGGGATAAAGTAGAGGCAAGACAGGCAGCTATTGATGCTG gtgTACAAGTTGTACCTGGAACGCCTGGCCCAGTAGAAAATGCTGAAGAAGCTTATCTGTTTTGTGAACAGTATGGTCTACCTGTTATATTTAAAGCAGCATTTGGTGGAGGTGGCAGGGGTATGAGGGTTGTGAGAAAATTAGAG GAAGTTGAAGAAAATTTTCATCGAGCATACTCTGAAGCAGAATCAGCCTTTGGCAATGGAGCTTTGTTTCTAGAGAAATTCATAGAGAGACCTAGACATATAGAAGTACAGATCATAG GTGATTCCCATGGCAATATTGTTCATCTGTATGAAAGAGATTGTTCTGTACAGAGACGACATCAGAAGGTTGTAGAGATAGCACCAGCCCCACAATTACCCAGAGAGATTAGAGATAGTATGACAGCTGATGCTGTAAAACTGGCCCAGTTTGTAGGATATGAGAATGCTGGTACTGTGGAGTTCCTTCTCGATACAAATGGACAGTACTTCTTTATTGAAGTTAATGCTCGTCTACAGGTAGAACATACAGTTACAGAAGAAGTCACAGG agtTGATTTGGTACAATCCCAGATTAAAGTGGCTGAAGGAAGAAGTCTGAAAGAAATTGGACTAGAACAAGACAAGATTACATTACATGGATGTGCTATACAGTGTAGGATGACAACAGAAGATCCAGCGAGACAATTCCAACCAGATACTGGCAGAATAGAG GTATTCAGAAGTGGAGAAGGTATGGGTATTAGACTGGACAGTGCTTTAGGTTTTGCTGGTGCCATAATATCTCCATACTATGATTCTTTGCTGGTCAAAGTTATAGCTCATGCCTGGGATCATCCTTCAGCCTGTGCTAAAATGTTAAGAACTCTCAAAGAATTCAGAATTAGAGGTGTGAAG ACTAATATTCCATTCCTGTTGAATGTATTAGAACATAAACAGTTCCTGTCAGGTGTTGTGGATACCTATTTTATCGATGAGAATCCACAGCTGTTCCACCTGAATCCATCTCAGAACAGAGCACAGAAGCTACTCAATTATTTGGGACAATGCATGGTCAATGGTCCAATGACACCATTTGCTACTGATATTCCACCATCTGAGATACAACCAACAGTACCAGAACTTCCAATTG CTAAAGCACCTCCCCCAGGTTGGAGAGATATTCTAAAACAAGATGGTCCCACAGCATTTGCCAAGAAGGTACGAGAACATAATGGACTATTATTGATGGACACAACCTTCCGTGATGCTCACCAGTCTCTGTTAGCTACACGAGTCAGAACATACGACTTGAAGAAAATTGCTCCATATGCATCACACAAGTTCCATAACTTGTACAGTATGGAAAACTGGGGTG GTGCAACCTATGATGTGGCAATGAGATTTTTACATGAATGTCCCTGGGAAAGGTTACAGGAGCTAAGGAAGAGAGTCCCAAACGTACCATTCCAGATGTTACTGAGAGGAGCCAATGCTGTAGGATACACTAATTATCCAGATAATGTTGTTTACAA ATTCTGTGATTTGGCTGTGAAAAATGGTATGGACATCTTCAGGGTATTTGATTCCCTGAATTATTTACCCAATATCATTGTAGGAATGGAGGCTGTAGGCAAGGCTG GTGGTGTTATAGAAGCTGCCATATCTTATACTGGTGATGTTTCTAACCCTAGCCTGGAAAAGTACAACCTCAAATACTATACAGATCTAGCTGATGAGCTTGTCAAAGCTGGTACACATGTTTTGTGTATCAAG GATATGGCAGGTGTATTAAAACCAAGAGCTGCTAAATTATTGATCACTGCTCTGAGAGATAGACATCCAGACATCCCTATACATGTGCACACTCACGACACAGCAGGAGCAGGTGTAGCCTCTATGTTAGCCTGTGCTGAGGCTGGAGCAGATATTGTAGATGTTGCTGTAGATTCCATGTCTGGTCTGACATCACAGCCAAGTATGGGAGCTGTGGTATCCAGTGTGGCTAATACAGAGCTAGATACAG gGATAGACCTACATGATGTTACAGAATACTCATCCTATTGGGAACAAACCAGAAACTTGTATGGTCCATTTGAATGTTGTAAAACTTTAAAGAGCGGTAACTCAGATGTCTATGACAATCAAATTCCAG GGGGACAGTATACTAACCTACAGTTCCAAGCCTTCAGTCTTGGTTTAGCTGAACAGTTTGAAGAAGTCAAAAAGAGGTATTGTGAAGCCAACCTTCTGTTAGGAGATATTCCTAAG GTAACTCCATCATCAAAAGTTGTAGGTGACATGGCTCAGTTCATGGTACAGAACAAACTGAACACAGCACAAGTAGAAGATAGAGCAGAAGATTTGTCACTTCCTGTTTCTGTTATAGAATATTTCCAAGGTTTCTTAGGGGAACCACCAGGAGGTTATCCTGAACCTCTTAGGTCAAAG ATATTAGGAGATAAACCAAGAGTAAATGGAAGACCAGGAGCATCTCTACAACCTGTTGACTTTGATAAAATTAAAGAAGAATTAATAGAGAAACATGGGAAGAGAATCAGGGATGTTGATGTCTTAAGTTCTGCATTATATCCTAGTGTGACTGATGATTTCCTACAGTTTAGAGAAACGTACGGACCTGTTGATACTCTAGACACCACTTTGTTCTTGGCTGGTCCAAAAATGGCCCAGGAAGTGCAG GTCGATATAGAAAAAGGtaaaacgctatcaatcaaagtACTAGCTGTTggagatttaaacaaaaatggtCAGAGAGAAGTTTTCTTTGAGTTAAATGGACAGTTAAGATCAGTCATGATTAAAGATGAAGTGGCTTCTAAG GAACTTCACTTCCACCCGAAGGCCCTGAAAGGTGTAAAAGGATCAGTTGGATCACCCATGCCAGGAACAGTTATAGATATCAAAGTTAAGGATGGAGAAAAGGTGGAAAAAGGAGCTCCTTTGTTAGTTATAAGTGCAATGAAGATGGAAATGGTTGTCAATGCTCCTTGTTCAGGAATTGTTCAGAAAGTCTCGGtcgaaaaaaatatgaaaatagaagGAGAAGATTTGTTGTTAGATATTGAAGCTCTTCCTGAATGA
- the LOC143068243 gene encoding pyruvate carboxylase, mitochondrial-like isoform X1 — protein MFRLQSRVSSLCTTARCHLAESIPTKQRHGYKLPVGLVRQYASEHPVTRQKIKKLMVANRGEIAIRVFRACTEMDIRTVAIYSEQDRMHMHRQKADEGYLIGKGLPPVAAYLNIPEIIQIAQENEVDAIHPGYGFLSERSDFADACVDAGIQLIGPSPEVIRKMGDKVEARQAAIDAGVQVVPGTPGPVENAEEAYLFCEQYGLPVIFKAAFGGGGRGMRVVRKLEEVEENFHRAYSEAESAFGNGALFLEKFIERPRHIEVQIIGDSHGNIVHLYERDCSVQRRHQKVVEIAPAPQLPREIRDSMTADAVKLAQFVGYENAGTVEFLLDTNGQYFFIEVNARLQVEHTVTEEVTGVDLVQSQIKVAEGRSLKEIGLEQDKITLHGCAIQCRMTTEDPARQFQPDTGRIEVFRSGEGMGIRLDSALGFAGAIISPYYDSLLVKVIAHAWDHPSACAKMLRTLKEFRIRGVKTNIPFLLNVLEHKQFLSGVVDTYFIDENPQLFHLNPSQNRAQKLLNYLGQCMVNGPMTPFATDIPPSEIQPTVPELPIDVETGVHAKAPPPGWRDILKQDGPTAFAKKVREHNGLLLMDTTFRDAHQSLLATRVRTYDLKKIAPYASHKFHNLYSMENWGGATYDVAMRFLHECPWERLQELRKRVPNVPFQMLLRGANAVGYTNYPDNVVYKFCDLAVKNGMDIFRVFDSLNYLPNIIVGMEAVGKAGGVIEAAISYTGDVSNPSLEKYNLKYYTDLADELVKAGTHVLCIKDMAGVLKPRAAKLLITALRDRHPDIPIHVHTHDTAGAGVASMLACAEAGADIVDVAVDSMSGLTSQPSMGAVVSSVANTELDTGIDLHDVTEYSSYWEQTRNLYGPFECCKTLKSGNSDVYDNQIPGGQYTNLQFQAFSLGLAEQFEEVKKRYCEANLLLGDIPKVTPSSKVVGDMAQFMVQNKLNTAQVEDRAEDLSLPVSVIEYFQGFLGEPPGGYPEPLRSKILGDKPRVNGRPGASLQPVDFDKIKEELIEKHGKRIRDVDVLSSALYPSVTDDFLQFRETYGPVDTLDTTLFLAGPKMAQEVQVDIEKGKTLSIKVLAVGDLNKNGQREVFFELNGQLRSVMIKDEVASKELHFHPKALKGVKGSVGSPMPGTVIDIKVKDGEKVEKGAPLLVISAMKMEMVVNAPCSGIVQKVSVEKNMKIEGEDLLLDIEALPE, from the exons ATGTTTAGACTGCAGTCAAGGGTGTCCAGTTTGTGTACAACAGCAAGATGTCACTTGGCCGAGTCTATACCAACCAAACAGAGACATGGCTATAAGCTTCCAGTTGGACTTGTCCGACAGTATGCCTCTGAACATCCAGTCACtagacaaaaaattaaaaagttaatgGTGGCCAATAGAG GTGAAATAGCCATTAGGGTGTTCAGAGCATGTACTGAAATGGATATTAGGACAGTGGCTATATACTCAGAACAGGATAGAATGCACATGCATAGACAGAAGGCTGATGAAGGTTATTTAATAGGCAAAGGTCTACCACCTGTAGCTGCCTACCTTAATATACCTGAGATCATCCAAATAGCACAG GAAAATGAAGTAGATGCTATTCATCCAGGATATGGATTTTTATCAGAGCGATCAGATTTTGCAGATGCTTGTGTAGACGCTGGTATACAGTTGATTGGTCCATCACCTGAGGTCATCAGAAAAATGGGGGATAAAGTAGAGGCAAGACAGGCAGCTATTGATGCTG gtgTACAAGTTGTACCTGGAACGCCTGGCCCAGTAGAAAATGCTGAAGAAGCTTATCTGTTTTGTGAACAGTATGGTCTACCTGTTATATTTAAAGCAGCATTTGGTGGAGGTGGCAGGGGTATGAGGGTTGTGAGAAAATTAGAG GAAGTTGAAGAAAATTTTCATCGAGCATACTCTGAAGCAGAATCAGCCTTTGGCAATGGAGCTTTGTTTCTAGAGAAATTCATAGAGAGACCTAGACATATAGAAGTACAGATCATAG GTGATTCCCATGGCAATATTGTTCATCTGTATGAAAGAGATTGTTCTGTACAGAGACGACATCAGAAGGTTGTAGAGATAGCACCAGCCCCACAATTACCCAGAGAGATTAGAGATAGTATGACAGCTGATGCTGTAAAACTGGCCCAGTTTGTAGGATATGAGAATGCTGGTACTGTGGAGTTCCTTCTCGATACAAATGGACAGTACTTCTTTATTGAAGTTAATGCTCGTCTACAGGTAGAACATACAGTTACAGAAGAAGTCACAGG agtTGATTTGGTACAATCCCAGATTAAAGTGGCTGAAGGAAGAAGTCTGAAAGAAATTGGACTAGAACAAGACAAGATTACATTACATGGATGTGCTATACAGTGTAGGATGACAACAGAAGATCCAGCGAGACAATTCCAACCAGATACTGGCAGAATAGAG GTATTCAGAAGTGGAGAAGGTATGGGTATTAGACTGGACAGTGCTTTAGGTTTTGCTGGTGCCATAATATCTCCATACTATGATTCTTTGCTGGTCAAAGTTATAGCTCATGCCTGGGATCATCCTTCAGCCTGTGCTAAAATGTTAAGAACTCTCAAAGAATTCAGAATTAGAGGTGTGAAG ACTAATATTCCATTCCTGTTGAATGTATTAGAACATAAACAGTTCCTGTCAGGTGTTGTGGATACCTATTTTATCGATGAGAATCCACAGCTGTTCCACCTGAATCCATCTCAGAACAGAGCACAGAAGCTACTCAATTATTTGGGACAATGCATGGTCAATGGTCCAATGACACCATTTGCTACTGATATTCCACCATCTGAGATACAACCAACAGTACCAGAACTTCCAATTG ATGTTGAAACAGGGGTACATG CTAAAGCACCTCCCCCAGGTTGGAGAGATATTCTAAAACAAGATGGTCCCACAGCATTTGCCAAGAAGGTACGAGAACATAATGGACTATTATTGATGGACACAACCTTCCGTGATGCTCACCAGTCTCTGTTAGCTACACGAGTCAGAACATACGACTTGAAGAAAATTGCTCCATATGCATCACACAAGTTCCATAACTTGTACAGTATGGAAAACTGGGGTG GTGCAACCTATGATGTGGCAATGAGATTTTTACATGAATGTCCCTGGGAAAGGTTACAGGAGCTAAGGAAGAGAGTCCCAAACGTACCATTCCAGATGTTACTGAGAGGAGCCAATGCTGTAGGATACACTAATTATCCAGATAATGTTGTTTACAA ATTCTGTGATTTGGCTGTGAAAAATGGTATGGACATCTTCAGGGTATTTGATTCCCTGAATTATTTACCCAATATCATTGTAGGAATGGAGGCTGTAGGCAAGGCTG GTGGTGTTATAGAAGCTGCCATATCTTATACTGGTGATGTTTCTAACCCTAGCCTGGAAAAGTACAACCTCAAATACTATACAGATCTAGCTGATGAGCTTGTCAAAGCTGGTACACATGTTTTGTGTATCAAG GATATGGCAGGTGTATTAAAACCAAGAGCTGCTAAATTATTGATCACTGCTCTGAGAGATAGACATCCAGACATCCCTATACATGTGCACACTCACGACACAGCAGGAGCAGGTGTAGCCTCTATGTTAGCCTGTGCTGAGGCTGGAGCAGATATTGTAGATGTTGCTGTAGATTCCATGTCTGGTCTGACATCACAGCCAAGTATGGGAGCTGTGGTATCCAGTGTGGCTAATACAGAGCTAGATACAG gGATAGACCTACATGATGTTACAGAATACTCATCCTATTGGGAACAAACCAGAAACTTGTATGGTCCATTTGAATGTTGTAAAACTTTAAAGAGCGGTAACTCAGATGTCTATGACAATCAAATTCCAG GGGGACAGTATACTAACCTACAGTTCCAAGCCTTCAGTCTTGGTTTAGCTGAACAGTTTGAAGAAGTCAAAAAGAGGTATTGTGAAGCCAACCTTCTGTTAGGAGATATTCCTAAG GTAACTCCATCATCAAAAGTTGTAGGTGACATGGCTCAGTTCATGGTACAGAACAAACTGAACACAGCACAAGTAGAAGATAGAGCAGAAGATTTGTCACTTCCTGTTTCTGTTATAGAATATTTCCAAGGTTTCTTAGGGGAACCACCAGGAGGTTATCCTGAACCTCTTAGGTCAAAG ATATTAGGAGATAAACCAAGAGTAAATGGAAGACCAGGAGCATCTCTACAACCTGTTGACTTTGATAAAATTAAAGAAGAATTAATAGAGAAACATGGGAAGAGAATCAGGGATGTTGATGTCTTAAGTTCTGCATTATATCCTAGTGTGACTGATGATTTCCTACAGTTTAGAGAAACGTACGGACCTGTTGATACTCTAGACACCACTTTGTTCTTGGCTGGTCCAAAAATGGCCCAGGAAGTGCAG GTCGATATAGAAAAAGGtaaaacgctatcaatcaaagtACTAGCTGTTggagatttaaacaaaaatggtCAGAGAGAAGTTTTCTTTGAGTTAAATGGACAGTTAAGATCAGTCATGATTAAAGATGAAGTGGCTTCTAAG GAACTTCACTTCCACCCGAAGGCCCTGAAAGGTGTAAAAGGATCAGTTGGATCACCCATGCCAGGAACAGTTATAGATATCAAAGTTAAGGATGGAGAAAAGGTGGAAAAAGGAGCTCCTTTGTTAGTTATAAGTGCAATGAAGATGGAAATGGTTGTCAATGCTCCTTGTTCAGGAATTGTTCAGAAAGTCTCGGtcgaaaaaaatatgaaaatagaagGAGAAGATTTGTTGTTAGATATTGAAGCTCTTCCTGAATGA